The following proteins come from a genomic window of Terriglobia bacterium:
- a CDS encoding ParB/RepB/Spo0J family partition protein, whose product MDNKRNVLGRGLETLLPASRTATIAVAPPAHATAMTGDLVKEISVEQIDRNPYQTRSRFGEEALNELAASIKSSGVVQPVVVRPQSNGRYQLIAGERRWLASQRAGKVSVPAIIRQVSNEQAMEMTIVENLQREDLNPMEQARAYDRLGREFNLTQEQMAQRTGKDRSSVSNFLRLLKLPEGVQTLIEEEKLTFGHAKALMGLDSPDAMTKLAQRVVTLSMSVRQTEGAVSNLMNPGPKQEKAERVVDPNVREVERELQRTLGVRVMITDKNGRGRIQFEYKSLEDFDRILDAMGIKK is encoded by the coding sequence ATGGATAACAAGAGAAATGTCCTCGGCCGAGGCCTGGAAACTTTGCTTCCGGCCTCCCGTACGGCCACCATCGCAGTCGCGCCGCCAGCGCACGCAACCGCAATGACCGGCGATCTCGTAAAAGAGATCTCGGTCGAACAGATAGACCGCAACCCCTATCAGACCAGGAGCCGTTTCGGCGAAGAGGCCCTCAACGAGCTCGCCGCCAGCATCAAATCCAGCGGCGTTGTACAGCCAGTTGTGGTCAGGCCGCAGTCGAATGGTCGATATCAGTTGATCGCCGGTGAGCGTCGGTGGCTGGCATCGCAGCGTGCGGGAAAGGTGTCGGTTCCGGCTATCATTCGCCAGGTCTCGAACGAGCAGGCGATGGAGATGACCATCGTCGAGAATCTTCAGCGCGAAGATCTCAACCCGATGGAGCAGGCCCGGGCATACGACCGTCTCGGAAGGGAATTCAATCTGACCCAGGAGCAGATGGCACAGCGGACAGGAAAAGACCGCTCGTCCGTGTCGAACTTCCTGCGGCTGCTGAAGCTTCCGGAAGGCGTGCAGACCTTAATAGAAGAAGAGAAGCTGACGTTCGGGCACGCGAAAGCCCTCATGGGGCTCGATTCGCCGGATGCCATGACCAAGCTCGCGCAGCGAGTTGTGACGTTGTCCATGTCGGTTCGACAGACAGAGGGCGCGGTTTCGAACCTGATGAATCCCGGCCCCAAGCAGGAGAAGGCGGAGCGAGTCGTGGATCCCAACGTGCGCGAGGTCGAGCGCGAACTGCAGCGAACATTGGGCGTGCGCGTCATGATTACCGACAAGAACGGCCGCGGCAGGATCCAGTTCGAGTACAAGTCCCTGGAAGATTTCGACCGGATCCTCGACGCGATGGGGATCAAGAAGTAA
- the rsmG gene encoding 16S rRNA (guanine(527)-N(7))-methyltransferase RsmG — MDATRISELLGPYVGEEKLTEDQLNKVSTYIDMLMKWNARMNLTAVRDPEQIVQRHFGESLFAARNLVARDSTVNAADLGSGAGFPGIPMKIYAYGLHSTLIESHGKKATFLREVCREIKFTNVDVFAGRAEDWGKTAELVTLRAVEKFELILPVAAALVAPRGRLALLIGAGQASAAEKVLRDSWLDSVPIPNSRERVLKIWQRG; from the coding sequence ATGGATGCAACGCGAATCTCGGAATTGCTGGGACCATATGTTGGGGAAGAGAAGCTGACAGAAGATCAGCTGAACAAAGTATCTACATACATCGATATGCTCATGAAGTGGAATGCGCGAATGAACCTGACCGCGGTGCGCGATCCGGAGCAGATCGTGCAGCGACATTTTGGCGAATCGCTGTTTGCCGCACGGAACCTGGTTGCCAGGGACAGCACCGTCAATGCCGCCGACCTCGGTTCCGGCGCCGGGTTCCCGGGGATTCCGATGAAGATCTACGCGTACGGACTGCATAGCACGCTGATTGAGTCGCATGGGAAGAAGGCGACGTTTTTGCGCGAGGTATGCCGCGAGATTAAATTTACGAATGTCGATGTATTTGCGGGGCGTGCCGAAGACTGGGGGAAGACAGCCGAACTGGTGACGCTGCGAGCGGTTGAAAAGTTCGAACTGATCCTGCCGGTTGCTGCGGCCCTGGTTGCTCCTCGCGGTCGGTTGGCGCTACTGATCGGAGCCGGTCAGGCCAGTGCAGCAGAGAAGGTGCTGAGAGATAGCTGGTTGGATTCAGTCCCCATTCCGAATTCTCGCGAAAGAGTGCTCAAAATCTGGCAAAGAGGGTGA
- a CDS encoding ParA family protein, whose amino-acid sequence MARILAVANQKGGVGKTTTAVNLAASFAAAEVPTLLVDCDPQSNSSSSTGFVKDPERLSTYQLLVGDATAEQVVLQGPLDNLFVMPSSKNLTGANFELVSIERREYRLRDALDSIRDHYQFIVIDCPPALDLLTLNSLVAADSVLIPMQAEYFALEGISELLDTIDRIKIGLNPNLAVEGVVLTMYDDRTNLAQSVTNELKNYFGELLCQSTIPRNVRLAEAPSHGKPALLYDPRSRGAESYIRLAKEIMERNQLKEVPMSDKVEISPEASV is encoded by the coding sequence ATGGCCAGAATTCTTGCTGTAGCGAATCAAAAGGGTGGTGTGGGGAAAACCACGACCGCCGTCAATCTGGCGGCCTCTTTTGCCGCCGCCGAGGTCCCAACTCTCCTGGTGGATTGCGATCCGCAGTCGAATTCGTCTTCTTCGACCGGCTTCGTTAAAGACCCGGAGCGCCTGAGCACCTATCAACTCTTGGTCGGGGATGCCACCGCCGAACAGGTGGTTCTGCAGGGTCCGCTCGATAACTTGTTCGTTATGCCCTCCAGTAAGAATCTGACGGGGGCCAACTTCGAACTGGTCTCGATCGAGCGACGTGAGTACAGGCTCCGTGATGCCCTCGATTCGATTCGGGACCACTATCAGTTCATCGTGATCGACTGCCCGCCGGCGCTGGACCTGCTTACGCTCAACTCGCTGGTTGCGGCAGACTCTGTCCTAATCCCTATGCAGGCGGAGTACTTCGCCCTCGAAGGCATTTCCGAGTTGCTGGACACAATCGATCGAATCAAGATCGGGCTGAACCCGAATCTGGCCGTCGAAGGGGTTGTGTTGACTATGTATGACGACCGGACCAATCTGGCACAGAGCGTCACAAACGAGCTGAAAAACTACTTTGGCGAGCTGCTATGCCAATCTACGATCCCTCGAAACGTCCGTCTCGCCGAGGCGCCCAGCCACGGTAAGCCCGCTCTCCTTTATGATCCGCGATCCCGTGGCGCCGAGAGTTACATTCGCCTGGCGAAAGAGATCATGGAGCGGAATCAACTGAAGGAAGTGCCAATGAGCGATAAAGTTGAAATCAGCCCTGAAGCGAGTGTCTAA
- a CDS encoding 3'-5' exonuclease gives MDAIAMMPCWLKSLIRGEYAGAFPPSTPLEHVRFAVLDTELTSLDKRTNRLLSVGAVSMQGSKINFGEEFYRVVNPGVEIPAESILVHGLRPADVARGDPTETVLRDLREFLKSSVIVGHFVGIDRKVLLKELRGKGKAALDCVLDTAAAHRWLEQHEHHVRGLDDMPGHCDLATLASEYGLEMRDAHHALYDAYITAQLWQKVLVRLQHAGITTLGRALRVAR, from the coding sequence GTGGACGCAATTGCGATGATGCCCTGTTGGCTCAAGTCGCTGATCAGGGGGGAGTACGCTGGAGCATTTCCCCCCAGCACTCCGCTGGAGCACGTCCGCTTCGCTGTGCTCGACACCGAACTGACGTCTCTCGACAAGCGAACAAACCGGTTGCTCTCCGTCGGCGCCGTGTCAATGCAGGGGAGCAAGATCAACTTTGGAGAAGAGTTCTACCGAGTCGTAAATCCCGGCGTGGAGATTCCCGCCGAGAGCATCCTCGTGCACGGCCTCCGTCCGGCCGATGTCGCACGGGGCGACCCGACGGAGACTGTGCTCCGCGATCTGCGGGAGTTCCTGAAATCGTCAGTGATCGTCGGGCATTTTGTCGGAATCGACAGAAAGGTCCTGCTCAAGGAGCTGCGCGGCAAAGGAAAGGCTGCCCTGGATTGTGTGCTCGATACCGCTGCGGCACATCGCTGGCTGGAACAGCACGAACACCACGTACGCGGCCTCGACGACATGCCAGGTCATTGCGATCTCGCAACCTTGGCCAGCGAGTACGGTTTGGAAATGCGCGACGCGCACCACGCGCTCTACGACGCTTACATCACCGCGCAACTCTGGCAGAAGGTTCTGGTGCGGTTGCAGCACGCAGGAATCACCACGCTAGGCAGAGCGCTTCGAGTCGCTCGCTAA
- a CDS encoding PadR family transcriptional regulator, producing MPTASTLEYALLGLLRQSPQSGYDLRRTFASTPMRHFSDSPGSIYPALRRLDSRGWITAKPEPETARRRQVYRVTPAGRKALLAWLALPIACEDVIHNLDELMLRFAFHGENIEREATLKFVAQMEAALKEYIAELHQYYKTAVPHIASITGRLAFESGILSYEATLEWTRRARKQIERQL from the coding sequence ATGCCAACCGCCTCTACTCTCGAATACGCGCTGCTCGGTCTGCTGCGGCAGAGCCCGCAATCCGGTTACGACCTGCGCAGGACTTTCGCAAGTACACCCATGCGCCACTTCAGCGATAGTCCCGGGTCCATCTACCCGGCTCTTCGCCGATTGGACTCGCGTGGCTGGATTACCGCAAAGCCCGAGCCGGAAACTGCGCGCAGGCGCCAGGTTTACCGAGTTACACCCGCCGGCCGAAAAGCGCTGCTGGCGTGGCTTGCGCTCCCCATTGCCTGCGAAGACGTCATACACAATCTCGATGAACTGATGCTGCGGTTTGCTTTTCACGGAGAGAACATTGAGCGCGAAGCAACGCTGAAGTTCGTGGCTCAAATGGAAGCAGCGCTCAAGGAATACATCGCCGAACTGCATCAGTACTACAAAACTGCTGTACCCCACATCGCCAGCATAACCGGCAGGCTTGCGTTCGAAAGCGGAATCCTTTCGTATGAAGCGACCTTGGAGTGGACACGCAGGGCACGCAAGCAGATAGAGAGACAATTATGA
- a CDS encoding 4Fe-4S binding protein: MLREDLGFPAQPGAKPRKKLVRRTDFDHSQQIRRAVQFAFIALNIYIGVQFYNWVRFYETSGASRFESRPAGVEGWLPIAALMNLKYFVLTGAIPTIHPAGMFLLIAFLAMSFLLRKSFCSWLCPVGTFSEYLWKLGRRTFRRNLSLPRWLDIPLRGLKYLLLGFFVWVIAKMDATTIRDFLSSPYGLIADVKMLNFFRFMSETAAITIGVLAILSIFIQNFWCRFLCPYGALMGLVSLFSPARIRRNEQACIDCAKCAKACPSRLPVDTLVQIRSAECTACLECVAVCPAKDALNFELPRRKRLSPSVVAATIAILFLGLVSYAKLSGHWDTKLPRQIYMQLVPSANEASHPGL; encoded by the coding sequence ATGCTTCGGGAGGACCTTGGATTTCCGGCTCAGCCGGGAGCAAAGCCCAGGAAGAAACTTGTCCGGCGCACCGACTTCGATCACTCGCAGCAGATCCGCCGTGCGGTGCAGTTCGCTTTCATTGCGCTTAACATTTATATAGGCGTGCAGTTCTACAATTGGGTTCGGTTCTACGAGACTTCGGGCGCATCCCGTTTCGAGTCGCGGCCAGCGGGAGTTGAAGGCTGGCTTCCGATCGCGGCGCTGATGAATCTCAAGTACTTCGTTCTGACCGGAGCGATCCCGACGATTCATCCGGCGGGCATGTTTCTGCTGATCGCGTTTCTCGCGATGTCATTCCTGTTGCGAAAGTCGTTCTGCTCCTGGCTGTGCCCGGTCGGAACGTTCTCGGAATACCTTTGGAAGTTGGGACGACGTACGTTTCGCCGCAACTTGTCACTCCCGCGCTGGCTCGACATTCCTCTGCGGGGACTGAAGTATTTGTTGCTCGGATTCTTCGTCTGGGTGATTGCGAAGATGGATGCGACAACGATCCGCGATTTTCTTAGCAGCCCTTACGGGCTGATCGCGGATGTGAAGATGCTCAACTTCTTTCGCTTCATGAGCGAGACGGCCGCGATCACGATCGGTGTGCTGGCGATCCTGTCGATCTTCATTCAGAACTTCTGGTGCCGGTTCTTGTGCCCGTATGGCGCGTTGATGGGGCTTGTGTCCCTGTTCAGTCCGGCAAGGATTCGCCGCAACGAGCAGGCCTGCATCGATTGCGCTAAGTGTGCGAAAGCATGTCCGTCGCGGCTGCCGGTGGACACGCTGGTGCAGATTCGCAGCGCGGAATGTACTGCCTGCCTGGAATGCGTTGCCGTGTGCCCGGCTAAAGATGCGTTGAACTTCGAACTGCCGCGCCGCAAGCGTCTCTCGCCGTCCGTAGTCGCTGCGACGATTGCGATACTTTTCCTCGGCCTGGTGAGCTATGCGAAGCTCTCAGGACATTGGGACACGAAGCTCCCGCGGCAGATATACATGCAACTGGTTCCGTCGGCGAACGAAGCCAGCCATCCGGGACTGTAA
- a CDS encoding outer membrane beta-barrel protein produces MRRILIALIFLVFTSEALAQDYIPKVELGFGYSYSYMRVPNSSTRVNMNGLLFSGTFNANRWLGAEAEFGTHYHCISGCWIYGYRVENPDETNDSLSFLAGPRVSLAPNRTVQPWIHALAGVTRTAYSNHLIDYKVSTSGFGWAAGGGLDVPYHGVTIRAIQVDFTRYAAEPENFNNVRIGAGIIFRIGRRELR; encoded by the coding sequence ATGCGACGCATTCTAATTGCCCTCATATTTCTGGTTTTCACCTCCGAAGCGCTCGCCCAGGACTACATTCCCAAAGTCGAGCTCGGATTCGGATACTCGTATTCCTACATGCGCGTTCCCAACAGCAGCACGCGGGTCAACATGAATGGCCTCCTTTTCAGTGGAACGTTCAACGCCAATCGTTGGCTCGGCGCCGAAGCCGAGTTTGGCACACATTACCATTGCATCTCCGGCTGTTGGATTTACGGATATCGCGTCGAAAATCCGGACGAGACGAATGACTCCCTCTCGTTCCTCGCCGGTCCCCGGGTGAGCCTCGCGCCAAACCGAACTGTGCAGCCCTGGATTCACGCGCTTGCCGGTGTGACCCGCACCGCGTACAGCAACCACCTGATCGACTACAAAGTTTCGACCAGCGGTTTCGGTTGGGCCGCCGGTGGCGGATTGGATGTGCCTTATCACGGCGTGACCATTCGTGCCATCCAGGTCGATTTCACGCGTTATGCCGCCGAGCCCGAGAACTTCAACAATGTCCGGATCGGCGCCGGAATCATATTCCGCATCGGACGAAGAGAACTTCGTTGA